One genomic region from Glaciimonas sp. PAMC28666 encodes:
- a CDS encoding ABC transporter substrate-binding protein yields MTIHSKRKLRYFFAQTTFTLGCGLVAHGVLAAASVAPAAGSPITASSWCSSGKTVKFAGLNWESGSVLTEVMRSVMEKGYNCKTESIPGNTVAMEVALSKNDIQVLAEEWVGRSDAWNTAAKAGSVTPLGKVIVGASEGWYVPEYVIKGDASRGIKPMAPALKSVADLPTYKTLFKDIEEPSKGRFLNCPTGWTCEGVNTQKLKAYKLTDSYVNFRPGTGPALDAAITSDYQRGKPLLFYYWAPTALMGKFKFIKLQEPAFNDACFKTLANKDNPNPCGSAAPEAVIQVGVSTIFKNADPVLSNFLSKFNIPLDVLNKSLAEMADQKLTAQQVAHSFLQQHPEIWKKWMPADIATKISASVK; encoded by the coding sequence ATGACCATTCACTCAAAGCGGAAACTTCGTTACTTTTTTGCGCAGACGACGTTTACGCTGGGATGCGGGCTTGTTGCCCATGGGGTGCTGGCCGCAGCCTCAGTTGCGCCAGCTGCCGGCTCACCTATAACAGCGTCTTCCTGGTGCTCGAGCGGCAAGACTGTCAAATTCGCCGGTCTCAACTGGGAGAGCGGTTCGGTGTTGACTGAAGTCATGCGATCAGTCATGGAAAAAGGCTACAACTGTAAGACGGAAAGCATCCCTGGCAACACGGTGGCAATGGAAGTAGCGCTGTCAAAGAATGACATTCAGGTGCTGGCTGAGGAGTGGGTTGGACGGAGTGATGCGTGGAATACGGCGGCGAAGGCTGGCAGCGTGACCCCTCTCGGCAAAGTCATCGTCGGTGCCAGCGAGGGCTGGTACGTGCCGGAATATGTGATCAAGGGAGACGCCAGCCGGGGCATTAAACCGATGGCCCCTGCGCTGAAATCGGTTGCCGACTTGCCGACCTATAAAACGTTGTTCAAGGATATCGAAGAGCCTTCCAAAGGACGCTTTTTAAACTGTCCGACCGGTTGGACCTGCGAAGGTGTGAATACCCAAAAATTGAAGGCCTACAAGCTGACCGATAGCTACGTCAACTTCCGTCCTGGCACAGGGCCAGCACTCGATGCGGCAATTACCTCGGATTATCAACGCGGCAAACCGCTGCTGTTTTATTACTGGGCGCCCACTGCGCTCATGGGGAAGTTCAAATTCATTAAGCTGCAGGAACCGGCATTCAACGACGCGTGCTTCAAAACCCTGGCCAATAAAGACAATCCGAATCCCTGCGGTTCGGCAGCGCCCGAGGCGGTGATTCAGGTGGGAGTTTCTACTATCTTTAAAAACGCAGATCCGGTGCTGAGTAATTTTTTGTCAAAATTTAACATTCCACTGGACGTGCTGAACAAGTCGCTCGCCGAAATGGCCGATCAAAAATTAACGGCCCAGCAGGTTGCGCACAGTTTTCTGCAACAGCATCCCGAGATCTGGAAAAAGTGGATGCCTGCGGATATCGCGACCAAGATCAGCGCGAGCGTGAAGTAA
- a CDS encoding phosphate/phosphite/phosphonate ABC transporter substrate-binding protein, which translates to MQTWKVALPMYNIGATLAADYERFLIAVIAALQARGWREEIEIVHQIDDLERFWLRSDLLFSQACGYPLTTSLRGRVRLLGTPVYNVAGCHGFYYRSLIVTNEAYGHRNPDKPLRALADFRGCSGAVNQSTSHSGMNALRHTVAPFARAGQFFDKVRLSGSHLESLAMLQRSEADLAAIDCVTFAHIAHYFPEKITGLRVLQESLAAPGLPFIASLQLNQAQSAMVMEALEAVCKNDQIVAPLRLVGLARTRVEDYQAITAMEEFAVALNYPRIA; encoded by the coding sequence ATGCAGACTTGGAAAGTTGCACTGCCGATGTATAACATCGGCGCGACTCTCGCCGCCGATTATGAGCGTTTCCTGATTGCCGTCATCGCGGCGCTGCAGGCACGTGGTTGGCGGGAAGAGATTGAAATCGTGCACCAGATCGACGATCTGGAGAGATTCTGGCTGCGCTCAGACCTGTTGTTTAGCCAAGCCTGCGGCTACCCTCTAACCACCTCTTTGCGGGGGCGCGTGCGACTTCTGGGGACGCCGGTGTATAACGTGGCGGGATGTCACGGATTTTATTATCGCAGCCTGATCGTCACCAACGAAGCGTACGGACATCGCAATCCCGATAAACCACTTCGTGCATTAGCTGATTTCCGTGGGTGTAGCGGTGCGGTCAATCAGTCAACATCACATAGCGGCATGAATGCATTGCGTCATACGGTCGCGCCGTTTGCGCGCGCAGGCCAATTTTTTGATAAGGTACGGTTATCGGGTTCGCATCTTGAGAGTTTGGCGATGCTGCAAAGGAGCGAAGCCGATCTGGCGGCAATTGATTGCGTGACGTTTGCCCATATCGCGCATTATTTTCCCGAAAAAATTACTGGGCTGCGGGTATTGCAAGAGAGCCTGGCCGCGCCCGGATTGCCTTTTATTGCATCATTGCAGCTTAATCAGGCACAGTCGGCAATGGTAATGGAGGCATTAGAGGCAGTGTGTAAAAATGATCAAATCGTCGCGCCGTTGCGACTAGTTGGTCTGGCGCGCACCAGGGTAGAAGACTATCAAGCCATCACCGCTATGGAGGAATTTGCGGTCGCACTGAACTATCCGCGAATAGCATAG
- a CDS encoding fatty acid desaturase yields MAEYLGDSQQRRIATYLATWMARTEWPTWLLVIGIYGGWSLTLWFRFNLTLLPTTLLLIGFCVWFMSLQHEIMHGHPTRYIWLNKMLAYAPLAVWYPYTLYRESHLRHHNDADLTLPGLDPETHYVDAAVWQASGRHMRTLYRWRKTFWGRMLVGPSMAILDTWKVAFQQVSCGDFRYVRMGLTHGGLLAGMLAGMQHFFGISWWYYLLFIAYPAMSLAMVRSYFEHRAAPDCKHRIVINETGLPMRILFLNNNYHLVHHDLPRLPWYLIARVYQDDRTDYLKRCGGFNLHGYGGLIRDHGFNPIDAPLHPIAAVRYVL; encoded by the coding sequence ATGGCGGAATATCTGGGCGACAGCCAACAGCGACGAATCGCTACCTATCTGGCGACCTGGATGGCGCGCACGGAGTGGCCGACCTGGCTGCTGGTGATTGGTATTTATGGAGGTTGGTCGCTCACCTTATGGTTTCGCTTCAATCTGACGTTATTACCGACAACGCTATTGCTGATCGGCTTTTGCGTCTGGTTTATGTCCTTGCAGCATGAAATTATGCACGGGCATCCCACGCGTTATATTTGGTTAAATAAAATGTTGGCGTACGCTCCGCTGGCAGTCTGGTACCCATATACCCTCTATCGGGAGAGTCATCTACGCCATCACAACGACGCCGACCTGACCCTGCCAGGGCTTGACCCGGAAACCCATTATGTCGACGCGGCTGTGTGGCAGGCGAGTGGTCGCCACATGCGGACCCTGTATCGTTGGCGCAAGACCTTTTGGGGGCGGATGCTGGTTGGACCATCAATGGCTATTCTCGACACATGGAAAGTCGCATTTCAACAAGTTTCATGCGGCGATTTTCGCTATGTTCGGATGGGGCTGACGCATGGGGGATTGTTGGCTGGCATGCTGGCGGGGATGCAGCATTTCTTCGGAATTTCCTGGTGGTACTACCTATTATTTATTGCCTATCCTGCCATGTCGTTGGCGATGGTCCGTTCTTATTTTGAACATAGGGCGGCCCCCGATTGCAAGCATCGGATCGTGATCAATGAAACTGGCTTGCCGATGCGCATCTTATTTTTGAACAACAATTACCATCTGGTACACCACGATTTGCCGCGCTTGCCATGGTATCTGATTGCGCGCGTGTATCAGGACGATCGGACAGACTATCTAAAGCGCTGTGGCGGTTTTAATCTCCATGGATATGGCGGTCTGATCCGCGATCATGGGTTTAATCCAATTGATGCTCCCCTTCATCCGATTGCCGCCGTGCGCTACGTGCTATAA